A genomic stretch from Deinococcus ruber includes:
- a CDS encoding 3'(2'),5'-bisphosphate nucleotidase CysQ — MTQTNVTPSGAAEYAHERETAELLARQAGAVLLHYRRTGFDVDHKTSADDPVTVADREASELIVAGLRAAFPDDGLLSEEMLDSPDRLGRSRVWIIDPIDGTKEYVDGTPDYCVSIGLAVNGEAVLGVVLAPEKDELFTGIVGQGVWKNGQPAGFSDREPHSSVLAVSDTEYSRELHTYALPTMKPSGSIALKMARIAAGEADATFTMSPRSEWDIAAGMALIAAAGGVTTRRNGQPIVLNQERPSIERGVLAGRPDVLAWLVPELLRLNMPEQIHGVQPSDDVWTLAPQEAQAGAHAGANLHLRQAGGKLVAWALVQPGDVPLMERLEGDEAHRSVLHKDLIRIYGQLKE; from the coding sequence ATGACCCAAACCAACGTCACTCCTTCCGGGGCCGCCGAGTACGCCCACGAGCGCGAAACCGCCGAGTTGCTGGCCCGTCAGGCTGGTGCTGTACTGCTGCATTACCGCCGCACGGGTTTTGATGTCGATCACAAGACCTCTGCCGACGACCCGGTCACGGTGGCCGACCGCGAAGCCAGCGAACTGATCGTGGCGGGCCTGCGGGCAGCTTTCCCCGACGACGGCCTGCTGAGCGAAGAGATGCTCGATAGCCCCGACCGGCTCGGCAGGTCGCGGGTCTGGATCATCGACCCGATCGACGGCACCAAGGAATATGTGGACGGCACGCCCGATTACTGCGTGTCGATTGGGCTGGCCGTGAACGGTGAGGCGGTTCTGGGCGTGGTGCTGGCCCCGGAAAAAGATGAGCTGTTCACCGGCATCGTGGGGCAGGGCGTGTGGAAGAACGGGCAGCCTGCCGGATTCAGTGACCGCGAGCCACACAGCAGCGTGCTGGCCGTCTCTGATACCGAGTACAGCCGCGAGCTGCACACCTACGCGCTGCCCACCATGAAACCCAGCGGCAGCATCGCGCTCAAGATGGCCCGCATCGCAGCGGGCGAGGCCGACGCGACGTTTACCATGTCGCCCCGCAGCGAGTGGGATATCGCGGCGGGCATGGCCCTGATCGCGGCAGCGGGCGGCGTCACCACCCGGCGCAACGGCCAGCCCATCGTGCTCAATCAGGAGCGGCCCAGCATCGAGCGTGGCGTGCTGGCGGGCCGCCCCGACGTGCTGGCGTGGTTGGTGCCCGAGTTGCTGCGCCTGAACATGCCCGAGCAGATTCACGGAGTCCAGCCCAGCGACGATGTCTGGACGCTGGCCCCGCAGGAAGCGCAGGCGGGCGCACACGCGGGCGCGAACCTGCATCTGCGGCAGGCGGGCGGAAAACTGGTGGCATGGGCGCTGGTGCAGCCGGGCGATGTTCCGCTGATGGAGCGGCTGGAGGGCGACGAGGCACACCGAAGCGTGCTGCACAAAGACCTGATCCGCATTTACGGCCAGCTGAAGGAATAA
- the purN gene encoding phosphoribosylglycinamide formyltransferase: protein MRIGFLSSHGGSGMRAVLEAVERGELDAQGVLCISNNSSAPALEVARRFGLHTLHLSARTFPDPAALDAAMLAAFRAAEADTVVLSGYMKALGPAVLNTYAGRLLNVHPSLLPKYGGRGMYGDLVHAAVLAAGESESGATVHAVEDEIDGGPVLLQSRVEVLPGDTVESLRARVQATEGPLLVAALRAL from the coding sequence TTGAGAATCGGATTTCTCTCCTCGCACGGGGGGAGCGGCATGCGGGCGGTCCTTGAAGCCGTGGAACGCGGCGAACTGGACGCGCAGGGCGTGCTGTGCATCAGCAACAATTCGTCGGCTCCGGCGCTGGAGGTGGCCCGGCGCTTCGGGCTGCACACCCTGCACCTGAGCGCCCGCACCTTTCCAGACCCCGCCGCCCTCGATGCCGCCATGCTCGCCGCCTTCCGCGCCGCAGAGGCCGATACCGTGGTGCTCAGCGGGTACATGAAAGCACTCGGCCCGGCAGTGCTGAACACCTACGCTGGGCGACTGCTGAACGTTCACCCCAGCCTGCTGCCGAAGTACGGCGGGCGTGGCATGTACGGCGATCTGGTACACGCGGCGGTCCTGGCAGCGGGCGAGAGCGAGTCGGGCGCGACGGTTCACGCCGTCGAAGATGAGATCGACGGCGGCCCGGTGCTGTTGCAGTCGCGGGTGGAAGTGCTGCCGGGCGATACCGTCGAGAGCCTGCGGGCGCGGGTGCAGGCCACCGAGGGGCCGCTGCTGGTGGCGGCGCTGCGGGCGCTGTAG
- a CDS encoding dipeptidase, translating to MTLKDVVEGTYAQAQDELFELLRIASVSADPAYKPEMQRAAEYLEGKLSTLGFTARIDATAGHPVVYAERLQAPGAPTVLIYGHYDVQPPAPLDKWQTPPFEPTIREGRIYARGATDDKGQAYAHVRGVEALLTQGELPVNVKFLLEGEEEIGSPNLEAYLEAHASELKADVIVISDGSRFAPDVPTVTYGLRGLSYVEVHVTGANRDLHSGSYGGAAPNAINMLAQIITRLKDDQGRITIPGFYDGIEDLTDEERHMWAQLPHDDAEFAGSIGASALPGEAGYTTLERLWARPTLDVNGIWGGYQGKGSKTVIAGQAGAKISMRLVPGQDPERITRLIQEYIPTIAPEGAQVEVVGLHGGQPVKIDLDNAYVRAAGRALEAVYGKTPSFTRGGGSIPIVAAFRSLLKAPVVLVDFGLNADAPHSPNESFAVEDYRNGILTSAALLQELGRAGQSAQDSA from the coding sequence ATGACCCTGAAAGACGTGGTAGAGGGCACATATGCCCAGGCCCAGGATGAACTGTTCGAGCTGCTGCGGATCGCTTCCGTCAGCGCCGATCCCGCCTACAAGCCGGAGATGCAGCGGGCCGCCGAGTACCTTGAAGGCAAGCTGAGCACCCTGGGCTTCACCGCTCGCATTGACGCGACGGCGGGGCATCCGGTGGTGTATGCCGAGCGCCTGCAAGCGCCGGGTGCGCCCACCGTCCTGATTTACGGGCACTACGACGTGCAGCCGCCCGCACCGCTCGACAAGTGGCAGACGCCGCCCTTCGAGCCGACCATCCGAGAGGGCCGCATCTATGCACGCGGCGCGACCGACGACAAAGGGCAGGCGTATGCCCATGTGCGCGGCGTCGAGGCGCTGCTGACGCAGGGAGAATTGCCGGTCAATGTCAAATTTCTGCTGGAAGGCGAGGAAGAGATCGGCAGCCCCAATCTGGAAGCGTACCTGGAGGCCCACGCCAGCGAGTTGAAGGCCGACGTGATCGTGATTTCCGATGGCTCGCGCTTTGCCCCCGACGTGCCCACCGTGACCTACGGGCTGCGCGGCCTGAGCTACGTCGAAGTGCACGTGACCGGCGCAAACCGCGACCTGCACAGCGGCAGTTACGGCGGGGCCGCGCCCAACGCCATCAACATGCTCGCCCAGATCATCACCCGCCTGAAAGATGACCAGGGCCGCATCACCATTCCCGGCTTTTATGACGGCATCGAAGACCTGACCGACGAAGAGCGGCACATGTGGGCGCAGTTGCCGCACGACGACGCCGAGTTTGCGGGCAGCATCGGGGCGAGCGCCCTGCCCGGTGAGGCCGGATACACCACCCTCGAACGCCTGTGGGCGCGGCCCACGCTGGATGTGAACGGCATCTGGGGCGGCTATCAGGGCAAGGGCAGCAAAACCGTGATCGCAGGGCAGGCCGGAGCCAAGATCAGCATGCGGCTGGTGCCGGGCCAGGACCCCGAGCGCATTACCCGGCTGATTCAGGAGTACATTCCCACCATTGCCCCGGAAGGCGCACAGGTCGAGGTCGTGGGGCTGCACGGCGGTCAGCCGGTCAAGATCGACCTCGACAACGCCTACGTGCGGGCAGCGGGGCGGGCGCTGGAAGCGGTGTACGGCAAGACTCCCTCGTTCACGCGGGGCGGCGGCAGCATTCCCATCGTGGCGGCTTTCAGAAGCCTGCTGAAGGCTCCGGTGGTGCTGGTCGATTTCGGGCTGAATGCCGACGCGCCGCATAGCCCCAACGAGAGCTTCGCGGTGGAAGATTACCGCAACGGCATCCTGACGAGCGCCGCGCTGCTTCAGGAACTGGGCCGTGCTGGTCAATCCGCTCAGGACAGCGCTTGA
- a CDS encoding metallophosphoesterase, translated as MSDLWAIGDVHGALGTLRTLLQRARLTDFEDNWLGDGATVVFLGDLIDRGPDGAGVLHLVQHLERQAAEAGGQVVSLLGNHEVMLMAAMRFRGPPRWAAGYLSPGLFEYWRQNGGQPHDLARLEPEDLEWLQARPVLYRHADWLFCHADSQLYLSLGDSIEAVQNSVQALLNAKNSDIWIDFLNAFSEREGFRGRQGLSRAATMLQVFGGHKIVHGHTPVFVLQNVPSGPYVSPYLYADERVLALDSAMAYQKGAGFLVRLDADVGRLTRPEATGVLDTIFLSDILAGVGTLEP; from the coding sequence GTGAGTGATCTCTGGGCCATCGGTGACGTTCACGGGGCGCTGGGGACGCTCCGTACCCTGCTGCAACGCGCCCGCCTGACCGACTTTGAAGACAACTGGCTGGGCGACGGAGCCACCGTGGTCTTTCTGGGCGATCTGATAGACAGAGGGCCGGACGGGGCGGGCGTGCTCCATCTGGTGCAGCATCTGGAACGGCAGGCTGCCGAGGCGGGCGGGCAGGTGGTAAGTCTGCTGGGTAACCACGAGGTCATGCTGATGGCCGCGATGCGCTTCCGGGGGCCTCCGCGCTGGGCGGCGGGCTACCTGTCGCCGGGCCTGTTCGAGTACTGGCGGCAGAACGGCGGGCAACCGCATGACCTGGCCCGCCTCGAACCCGAAGATCTGGAGTGGCTTCAGGCTCGCCCCGTGCTGTACCGCCACGCCGACTGGCTGTTCTGTCACGCCGATTCGCAGCTGTATCTGAGTCTGGGCGACTCGATCGAAGCGGTGCAGAACAGCGTCCAGGCGCTGCTGAACGCCAAGAACAGCGATATCTGGATCGATTTTCTGAACGCCTTTTCCGAGCGCGAGGGCTTTCGCGGCAGGCAGGGGCTGAGCCGCGCTGCCACGATGTTGCAGGTCTTCGGCGGACACAAGATCGTGCACGGGCATACCCCGGTCTTCGTGCTGCAAAATGTGCCGTCTGGCCCGTATGTCTCGCCGTACCTGTATGCCGATGAACGGGTGCTGGCGCTCGACAGCGCGATGGCCTATCAGAAGGGGGCGGGCTTTCTCGTGCGGCTCGATGCCGATGTGGGCAGACTGACCCGCCCGGAGGCGACGGGCGTGCTGGACACCATCTTCCTGAGCGACATCCTGGCAGGCGTGGGCACCCTGGAGCCGTGA
- a CDS encoding NUDIX domain-containing protein: MIQRVGAGVACLNSAGELLMIRRRDNGRWDLPGGGVEPGEDVEHAARRELHEETGLTPHDLHLLGVFSGPEAVHTYPDGNVVAWVTVLYLCRSCSGVPAPADDACEVGWFALPSVPGGFSKVTASYLECVRAAIL; encoded by the coding sequence GTGATTCAGCGGGTCGGAGCGGGGGTGGCCTGCCTGAACAGTGCAGGCGAACTCCTGATGATCCGTCGCCGCGACAATGGACGGTGGGACCTTCCCGGCGGCGGCGTCGAGCCGGGTGAAGACGTGGAACACGCGGCGCGGCGGGAACTGCACGAAGAAACCGGACTGACGCCGCACGACCTGCATCTGCTCGGGGTCTTCAGCGGCCCCGAGGCGGTGCACACCTATCCAGACGGGAATGTGGTGGCGTGGGTCACGGTGCTGTATCTGTGCCGCAGCTGTTCCGGTGTGCCAGCGCCCGCCGACGATGCCTGCGAGGTCGGCTGGTTCGCGTTACCCAGCGTGCCGGGGGGATTCTCTAAAGTCACCGCCTCATATTTGGAGTGCGTCCGGGCGGCTATTCTGTAG
- the hspR gene encoding heat shock protein transcriptional repressor HspR, fused homodimer type yields MSTDAKQRPVYVISVAAELVDMHPQTLRLYERKGLIRPGRSSGKTRLYSERDIDHLREIRRLTQELGVNLAGVEEVMRLQHELDDIQDDFEAEIERLEDEIRSRVQNQALPSSGEASGAAPDPKDRPVYVISIAAELVDMHPQTLRLYERKNLIRPGRSSGKTRLYSERDIEHLREIRRFTQELGVNLAGVEEIMRLRFELEGTRSKLEGRISSIQQDIQSRMTAWRELPAPAASEPESGEE; encoded by the coding sequence ATGTCCACCGACGCAAAGCAACGCCCCGTCTACGTCATCAGCGTGGCGGCTGAACTGGTGGATATGCACCCTCAGACGCTCCGCCTGTATGAGCGCAAAGGTCTGATCCGTCCCGGTAGAAGCAGCGGCAAGACCCGGCTGTACAGTGAACGCGATATCGATCATCTGCGCGAAATCCGGCGGCTGACGCAGGAACTCGGCGTGAATCTGGCGGGCGTCGAAGAGGTGATGCGCCTTCAGCACGAACTCGACGATATTCAGGACGACTTCGAGGCCGAGATCGAGCGGCTGGAAGACGAGATCCGTTCGCGGGTACAGAATCAGGCGTTGCCCTCCAGCGGTGAGGCCAGCGGCGCGGCTCCCGACCCCAAAGACCGCCCGGTCTACGTGATCTCGATTGCTGCCGAACTGGTGGACATGCATCCTCAGACGCTGCGGCTGTACGAGCGCAAAAACCTGATCCGTCCGGGCAGAAGCAGCGGCAAGACCCGGCTGTACAGCGAACGCGACATCGAGCATCTGCGCGAGATTCGGCGCTTTACCCAGGAACTCGGCGTGAATCTGGCGGGCGTCGAAGAGATCATGCGCCTGAGATTCGAGCTGGAGGGCACGCGTTCCAAGCTGGAGGGCCGCATTTCCTCGATCCAGCAGGACATCCAGAGCCGTATGACCGCGTGGCGCGAACTGCCCGCCCCTGCCGCGTCCGAGCCGGAATCCGGCGAAGAGTGA
- the alr gene encoding alanine racemase, producing the protein MQPRSRAVLSASALAHNLRELSTRAGVPLLLPVKADAYGHGLAQVIQATRELPEVWGYAVAMPLEAAELAALHPDKPVLLLTPAAPDEMQELSDLGVLLQVGTQEEVDALPGAARVHLKVDTGMNRLGARPEEALRLGRVLAERGQLAGIYTHLASADDPDLSSARRQLEQFAHVQTQFPDVLAHAANGAGVLSFGRLPGMSLARPGLASYGYAPEHLQDVLPLRPVMTLHARVGAVHTVYAGEQVSYGGLWTAPHDTRAATVQLGYADGYPRSATGQAQVWVQGERRAVLGRICMDQFMLDVTGLDVHAGDWLEVWGEHSVHPREVAAWGGLAEYELLTGVGRRVQRVLDSTG; encoded by the coding sequence ATGCAGCCCCGTTCCCGCGCCGTCCTGTCTGCCTCTGCACTGGCCCACAATCTCCGCGAACTGTCCACGCGGGCGGGCGTGCCGCTGCTGTTGCCGGTCAAGGCCGACGCCTACGGGCACGGGCTGGCGCAGGTGATACAGGCCACGCGGGAACTGCCGGAGGTGTGGGGCTACGCCGTCGCCATGCCGCTGGAAGCCGCCGAACTCGCCGCGCTGCATCCGGATAAACCGGTGCTGCTGCTGACGCCTGCCGCGCCAGATGAGATGCAGGAACTGAGCGACCTGGGCGTTCTGCTTCAGGTCGGTACCCAGGAAGAGGTGGACGCCCTTCCCGGCGCGGCCCGCGTGCATCTGAAGGTGGATACCGGCATGAACCGGCTGGGGGCCAGACCAGAGGAGGCGCTGCGGCTGGGGCGAGTGCTGGCAGAGCGTGGGCAGCTCGCGGGCATCTATACGCACCTCGCCAGCGCCGACGACCCCGACCTGAGCAGCGCCCGGCGGCAGCTGGAACAGTTCGCACACGTGCAGACACAGTTTCCGGACGTGCTGGCACACGCCGCCAACGGAGCCGGAGTCCTGAGCTTCGGGCGGCTGCCGGGCATGTCGCTGGCCCGCCCCGGTCTGGCAAGTTACGGATACGCCCCCGAACACCTGCAAGATGTGCTGCCGCTGCGCCCGGTGATGACGCTGCATGCGCGGGTGGGCGCGGTTCACACCGTGTATGCCGGAGAACAGGTGAGCTACGGCGGCCTGTGGACAGCTCCGCACGATACGCGGGCCGCCACGGTGCAGCTCGGGTACGCCGACGGCTATCCACGCAGCGCCACCGGGCAGGCACAGGTATGGGTGCAGGGCGAACGCCGCGCCGTGCTGGGGCGCATCTGTATGGATCAGTTCATGCTCGACGTGACCGGGCTGGACGTGCACGCGGGCGACTGGCTGGAAGTGTGGGGGGAACACAGCGTCCACCCCCGCGAGGTGGCGGCGTGGGGTGGACTGGCAGAGTACGAACTGCTGACCGGCGTGGGCCGGAGAGTGCAGCGTGTGCTGGACAGCACAGGCTGA
- a CDS encoding alpha/beta fold hydrolase translates to MKKRYVAAALLGLLVVGFAGAQALTSQAGSSQLTTLPAPAGSMPPTSTLTAAFSADRYSFVLPDFGNVGYYVDKTGTGRPLLLLTSINAAASAYEMRPIFQAYRGSRPVYVLEWPGFGSSDRPDVRYTPELMTSALKAMVDIIGADVDVVALSLGSEFAARGALTEPRIRSLVLISPTGMGSAQGTTQEAAATEKAQNLYNGLAYPLWSGALYALIASPPSIRYFLSGSFEGAPDQGLVDYSYVSTRQPGAKYAPLYFISGLLFNADAYNALYSKLTQPVLVLYDKDRFVNFDRLPEFVAAHPNAQAVRITPTRGLPQFEQMQQVKAALDAFWAQK, encoded by the coding sequence ATGAAGAAACGCTATGTCGCGGCGGCCCTGTTGGGTCTGCTGGTTGTCGGGTTTGCAGGCGCTCAGGCGCTTACGTCTCAGGCGGGCAGCTCTCAACTCACGACCCTTCCCGCGCCCGCCGGTTCCATGCCGCCGACCTCCACCCTCACGGCGGCTTTCAGCGCCGACCGTTACAGCTTCGTGCTGCCAGATTTCGGCAACGTGGGTTATTACGTCGACAAGACGGGCACGGGTCGCCCGCTGCTGCTGCTGACCAGCATCAATGCCGCTGCCAGCGCCTACGAGATGCGCCCGATCTTTCAGGCGTACCGGGGCAGCCGCCCGGTGTACGTGCTGGAGTGGCCCGGATTCGGCTCCAGTGACCGCCCCGACGTGCGCTATACCCCCGAACTGATGACGAGCGCTCTGAAGGCGATGGTGGACATCATCGGCGCGGACGTGGACGTGGTGGCGCTGTCGCTGGGCAGCGAGTTCGCGGCGCGTGGAGCACTGACCGAACCGCGTATCCGCTCGCTGGTTCTGATCAGTCCGACCGGCATGGGCAGCGCACAGGGCACCACCCAGGAAGCCGCCGCCACCGAGAAGGCCCAGAACCTGTACAACGGGCTGGCATATCCGCTGTGGTCGGGCGCACTGTACGCGCTGATCGCCAGTCCGCCCAGCATTCGCTATTTCCTGTCGGGCAGCTTCGAGGGTGCGCCCGATCAGGGGCTGGTCGATTACAGCTACGTTTCGACCCGCCAACCCGGAGCCAAATACGCGCCGCTGTACTTCATCAGCGGGCTGTTGTTTAATGCCGACGCCTACAACGCGCTGTACTCCAAGCTGACCCAGCCGGTGCTGGTGCTGTACGACAAAGACCGCTTCGTGAATTTCGACCGCCTGCCCGAATTCGTGGCGGCGCACCCGAACGCGCAGGCAGTCAGGATCACGCCCACCAGGGGCCTGCCGCAGTTCGAGCAGATGCAGCAGGTCAAGGCGGCGCTGGACGCATTCTGGGCGCAGAAATAG
- the trpD gene encoding anthranilate phosphoribosyltransferase, with the protein MIHARLMNGEILTREEAHAFMTELMAGELSGVRMAAALTALRVRGETPAEIAGFAQAMRENAIALPIAPRPLLLDVVGTGGDGAHTFNISTTSAFVVAAGGVPVAKHGNRAASSKAGSADVLEALGVNLEASPARVAAALDDLGVGFMFARNYHPALRHAAPVRGELAARTVFNVLGPLSNPAGATHLVVGVYTPALTRTLAEVLHLLGAKGALVVNGGGLDEFTVAGENAVSELKDGVVSDQSVSPEEVGLERFPAAQFAGGSPADNAVITRNLLQGRGTPAQQAIVAINAGAALYLAGQAAHLAGGVQRARELLASGAGWELLERYAAYSRG; encoded by the coding sequence ATGATCCATGCCCGCCTGATGAATGGCGAGATTCTGACGCGCGAGGAAGCGCACGCCTTCATGACCGAGCTGATGGCCGGTGAGCTGAGCGGCGTGCGAATGGCGGCGGCGCTGACGGCGCTTCGGGTCCGTGGCGAAACGCCCGCCGAGATCGCCGGATTTGCTCAGGCCATGCGCGAAAATGCCATCGCGCTGCCAATTGCGCCCCGTCCGCTGCTGCTGGACGTGGTGGGCACTGGCGGCGACGGGGCGCACACCTTCAATATCAGCACCACCTCAGCTTTCGTGGTGGCGGCAGGCGGCGTACCGGTCGCCAAGCACGGCAACCGCGCCGCCAGCAGCAAGGCGGGCAGCGCCGACGTGCTCGAAGCGCTCGGCGTCAATCTGGAAGCGTCGCCTGCGCGGGTGGCGGCGGCGCTCGACGACCTGGGCGTGGGCTTCATGTTTGCCCGCAACTATCATCCGGCGCTGCGTCACGCTGCCCCGGTGCGCGGCGAACTGGCGGCCCGCACAGTCTTCAATGTGCTGGGGCCGCTGTCCAACCCCGCCGGAGCCACGCATCTGGTGGTGGGCGTGTATACCCCGGCGCTCACGCGCACGCTGGCGGAAGTGCTGCATCTGCTGGGTGCAAAAGGAGCGCTGGTGGTCAACGGCGGCGGTCTGGACGAGTTCACGGTGGCAGGCGAAAATGCCGTGTCCGAGCTGAAAGATGGTGTGGTCAGCGACCAGAGCGTCTCGCCCGAGGAAGTGGGTCTGGAACGCTTTCCCGCTGCTCAGTTCGCGGGGGGGTCGCCCGCCGACAATGCGGTCATTACCCGCAATCTGCTTCAGGGGCGCGGCACACCGGCTCAGCAGGCCATTGTGGCGATCAATGCGGGTGCGGCGCTGTATCTGGCGGGGCAGGCAGCGCATCTGGCGGGCGGCGTCCAGCGTGCCCGCGAACTGCTGGCATCGGGGGCGGGTTGGGAACTGCTGGAGCGGTACGCGGCGTATTCACGCGGCTAG
- a CDS encoding anthranilate synthase component II — protein MTTPIHLLIIDNYDSFTYNLVQYFGELGCELTIWRNDQFTLDDVKRLNPDAIVVSPGPCTPLEAGLSVDVVREFAPTVPMLGVCLGHQSMGEAFGARVVRAPIPVHGKTSRVQHDGQGVFAGLGDSAAVTRYHSLIVEDLPPDLLPTAWTTDQTPDGERPILMALRHREYPMYGVQFHPESIATEDGKTMLRNFLELARAFRVAQVPA, from the coding sequence ATGACAACTCCGATCCACCTGCTGATTATCGATAACTACGATTCCTTTACTTACAACCTGGTTCAGTATTTCGGAGAACTCGGCTGCGAGCTGACCATCTGGCGCAACGATCAGTTCACGCTCGACGACGTGAAGCGTCTGAATCCGGATGCCATCGTGGTGTCGCCCGGTCCGTGTACGCCGCTGGAAGCTGGCCTGAGCGTGGATGTGGTGCGCGAGTTCGCTCCCACCGTTCCCATGCTGGGCGTATGCCTGGGGCATCAGAGCATGGGCGAGGCGTTCGGGGCGCGGGTGGTGCGTGCGCCGATTCCGGTTCACGGCAAGACCAGCCGCGTGCAGCACGACGGGCAGGGCGTGTTCGCGGGTCTGGGCGACAGCGCTGCCGTCACGCGCTACCATTCCCTCATCGTGGAAGACCTGCCGCCCGACCTGCTGCCCACCGCCTGGACCACCGACCAGACCCCAGACGGGGAGCGTCCGATTCTGATGGCGCTGCGCCACCGCGAGTATCCGATGTATGGCGTGCAGTTTCACCCGGAAAGTATCGCGACTGAAGACGGAAAGACCATGCTCCGCAATTTTCTGGAACTGGCCCGCGCCTTCCGGGTGGCTCAGGTGCCTGCATGA
- a CDS encoding tautomerase family protein, protein MTQVKIYALRSELEQHRQAISDSIHAALTDVLGLPPEKKFQRFFPLEAADFVFPADRSVRYTILELQMFEGRRPETRHALIRELQRRWVDDLNSDPADLEIILVQTPAEGWGIRGSLGHELTLNYEVNV, encoded by the coding sequence ATGACGCAGGTGAAAATCTACGCGCTGAGAAGTGAACTGGAACAACACCGGCAGGCCATCTCTGACAGCATCCACGCCGCTCTGACGGACGTGCTGGGGCTGCCGCCCGAAAAGAAATTCCAACGGTTTTTTCCGCTGGAGGCCGCCGACTTCGTGTTTCCGGCAGACCGCAGTGTCCGGTACACCATTCTCGAACTCCAGATGTTCGAGGGGCGGCGGCCAGAAACGCGGCACGCGCTCATCCGTGAATTGCAGCGCCGCTGGGTAGATGACCTGAACAGTGATCCCGCCGATCTTGAAATCATTCTGGTGCAGACGCCCGCAGAGGGCTGGGGCATACGCGGCAGCCTCGGTCACGAATTGACACTGAATTACGAGGTGAACGTATGA
- the trpE gene encoding anthranilate synthase component I gives MPNTASPDAATPDPLTAPPVSFVALRELTADLDTPVTAYLKATQDGGVNFLLESVEAGERLGRYSFIGVGEQGRFELRGGVAHLTGVLAQNGAEETQPTSDPLALLYHRITRPVGIPAGLPTFIGGAVGYAAYDIIRSYETLPDANPDELNVPDALFIVPEGTVIFDHLNHKLFVVAVAGQQEQAERVVERLTRRLRGPLPGVPGDRPSPAPVFVSNFAEGGYAAAVEKCLEYIRAGDVFQVVPSQRFSADLSVHPFALYRALRGVNPSPYLGYLNLGEVTLIASSPESLLRSDGVNVTTRPIAGTRRRGSTPEIDTANAAELLADEKERAEHLMLIDLGRNDIGRVAEYGSVRVQDAFSVEKYSHVMHIVSSVTGKLKAGQTPLSALAAALPMGTVSGAPKIRAMEIIDEVESVRRGPYGGAFGYIAYDGSLDMALTLRTMVAAHGRLHIQAGAGIVADSDPVEEERETRSKAAALMRAAELAAGGL, from the coding sequence ATGCCGAACACTGCCTCGCCGGACGCCGCCACACCTGACCCCCTGACCGCGCCGCCCGTCTCGTTCGTGGCGCTGCGAGAGCTGACCGCCGACCTCGACACGCCCGTGACCGCGTACCTCAAGGCCACCCAGGACGGCGGCGTGAATTTTCTGCTGGAGTCGGTGGAGGCCGGAGAGCGGCTGGGGCGATACAGCTTCATCGGGGTGGGCGAGCAGGGCAGATTCGAGCTGCGCGGCGGTGTGGCGCACCTGACAGGCGTGCTGGCGCAGAACGGGGCAGAGGAGACGCAGCCCACTTCCGACCCGCTGGCGCTGCTGTATCACCGCATCACGCGCCCGGTGGGCATTCCGGCGGGCCTGCCGACCTTCATCGGCGGGGCGGTGGGGTACGCGGCCTACGACATCATCCGAAGCTACGAAACGTTGCCCGACGCCAACCCCGACGAACTGAACGTGCCCGATGCGCTGTTCATCGTGCCCGAAGGCACCGTGATTTTCGATCATCTGAATCACAAGCTGTTCGTGGTGGCGGTGGCGGGGCAGCAGGAACAGGCCGAACGGGTGGTCGAGCGCCTGACTCGCCGCCTGCGGGGGCCGCTGCCGGGCGTGCCGGGAGATCGTCCCAGCCCCGCTCCGGTCTTCGTCAGCAATTTTGCAGAGGGCGGCTACGCGGCTGCCGTCGAGAAATGTCTGGAATACATCCGCGCCGGAGACGTGTTTCAGGTGGTGCCGTCGCAGCGCTTCAGCGCCGATCTGAGCGTGCATCCGTTTGCGCTGTACCGGGCGCTGCGCGGCGTGAATCCTAGCCCGTACCTGGGCTATCTGAATCTGGGCGAGGTGACGCTGATCGCCAGCAGCCCGGAAAGCCTGCTGCGAAGCGACGGCGTGAACGTGACGACCCGCCCGATTGCGGGCACGCGGCGGCGCGGCAGCACTCCCGAGATCGACACCGCCAACGCTGCCGAACTGCTGGCCGACGAAAAGGAACGCGCCGAACACCTGATGCTGATCGACCTGGGCCGCAACGACATCGGGCGGGTGGCCGAATACGGCAGCGTGCGCGTGCAGGACGCCTTTTCTGTCGAGAAGTACAGCCACGTGATGCACATCGTGAGCAGCGTGACCGGCAAGCTGAAAGCAGGACAGACGCCGCTTTCGGCACTGGCGGCGGCGCTGCCGATGGGCACGGTGTCGGGCGCTCCCAAGATCCGGGCGATGGAAATTATCGATGAGGTGGAATCGGTGCGGCGCGGTCCGTATGGCGGGGCGTTCGGCTACATCGCCTACGACGGCTCGCTCGACATGGCCCTGACGCTCCGCACGATGGTGGCGGCGCATGGACGGCTGCACATTCAGGCAGGGGCGGGTATCGTGGCCGATTCCGATCCCGTTGAAGAGGAACGTGAAACCCGCAGCAAGGCAGCGGCATTGATGCGGGCGGCAGAACTGGCGGCAGGAGGCCTGTAG